The following nucleotide sequence is from Pochonia chlamydosporia 170 chromosome 4, whole genome shotgun sequence.
TATAGAAGGCAGGAATGCCCTTTGCCACCAGCAGCGCAACGCTCCGCCAGAGTTCCCTGGGGAgtcagctcaagctcaaccTCACCAGTCAGGTACATGGTTTCAAAGGTCTTGTTTTCTCCAATGTAACTGGCAACCATCTTCTTGACCTGTTTGGTCTTGAGGAGCTTGCCGAGCCCAGAGTTGTCTGTACCGGCATTGTTGGACACAGCGGTAAGGCCCTTGATGTCAGGCTTTTGGAGAACCTCGTCGATGAGAGTGTCAGGGACACCGCAAAGGCCGAATCCTCCACAAAGGAGCGTCGAGTTTGGTTTCATATCCTTGAGTGCTTCCGAGGCAGAAGGAAAGACCTTGTTGATCTCGGCGCGGCGCAACGACACGGAGAATGATCTGGACAAAATGGGAGAAGGCTGACGCGTAGGCCGTGTTAGCTCATGTGTTCGTCAATGGCCACAGCGATGACAGAAACGGAAAGGCACGTACATTTGTGCCATGGCGAGCAAAGGCTCGCAAGGTCGCCATGCGAAGCGCGGTAGATGGCATGGTGAATAGGAGAATTCTGCCGTGTGAGACAGTTTACACTTTACACAAGCAGGCGTTCGCGTACGAGATGTCTTGTCAGGATCGAAAAATCGTCCACAGAAGCCAAGACAACGGCGGGTTGGGACTTGATGGTGAGGGAGGACTGCAGTACCGGTAAGAGCCGTTCAACCTATTTGTGACAATGATGAAGCCGAGCCGTTGCAGACTGGAGGGGAGAAGTGAATCAAATGACTGGGCTAAACCGGTGGCAGAAGAGGAGGGCCaaaggcagaagaagctgggttGGGAAGCTGGATGCGACATGTTGGCGGTTTAAAGCAGCTGCACCACGGTAACAGCGGCATTGGGCCGCTGATGGCCGAGCCGAATTGGCCCTCCGCATGTTCCTGTCGGGTGCAGCGTTCGGGAAAGACCTCTTCCCATCGGAACGCGGTTCGGTTCCGCACGACGACCAATTGCTGGCCTCCATGGGATCCTGAGTGAGTCGAAGAGCTGCGGGGGTGGGTCTGTGCTTTGCAACTGGATTGAAATTGTCTTGCCTGGTGCAGGCATCGGTTCCGAAATCCAATCCGAAATTGGCCCGAAGCCAATGGAGATTTTTCAAACAGTATTAAACGTCTTATGACCCCCAGGAGGTCCAAGAAGGACCATGATTAAAGTTATCACCTAGCAAACATTGCACGGTGAGGTGTAGTCAGCCCTGCGCCCAATATTTCGTCATGTCACGATGCTAGCTGTGATCAGTCGTGGCCAGAGGGCTCCGTCTGCGGAAACCAGTCGGGTTGTCTCCGGCATATCGGATCCGATATCTCGACGTGAGCTTCCATTGACCTAGGGTAAACCGTCATCCGGCGTTGGAGCGCCGACAATACATCGGCGACAATCAGCCGGAGGCCGAAAATCGGCCCTTGGGTAGGGACTGTGCTGGAACCGGTGTGAGGACTCTCTTTAATAAAGCTGAATTCGTTAGTCGTCCTTGAAGCACCAAACTGACGATCTTGTAATGTGGCGGTTACGATGCACTTCATCTAGCCAACTCGTTTTACAATTCCCAACATGCTGTTTGAGTCGTGGCACTTGTACTTGGGTCCATTTAATATGCGCCAAACCCCGATATTAACCCTATGGGCTTAGACCGTGGCATAGTATTGAAGCCGCCAGCAGTTATCGCGTACAATTCCAAGCTGTGATATCAAATATTTTGAGAATTGATGTGCTGTAGGAGCCTCTAGGAACGTGCCAGGCATCTTGGGTGTTCAACAGTGGGGCACGGCAGTTTGACCTGCGTCCAATGTTCCCTCCAAAGCATGGTTGCGTGGTCAAGCACAGCAGTTGCTTATCAGCTTATCGCCCCGCAGCCATACAACTAGTCAGCTGCAAGtcaagcaaaaaaaaaaagttgtgATATCCAGCTGCCTCAGCCATTGAATCTAGCCCAAAAGGTTGCCGCCCATTCAATCACTTTTTACCAAAACTGAAAGCCGCGAGGCAGAGGAACCATGGCCTTGGACTCGGGGGCCAAGCGCCGTAAGATTGATCATGGCGGCTCGAGTCTCCGACACGATGGTCTCATTGATTTCAAGTCACGAAATGCTACCCGCGTGTCATCCGCCAGCACCTTCGTGCTTCAAACCGAAGAACTACTCAAGGAGGCCAAGATGGACTATGGCAAGACACTTAAAGACGCCGATAGCCAATTGTTTCGATTGAAGACCGTCGTGGATGCGATTGAGCCACATGAGCCTCTCCCGGTGAGTCTCGCGGCTTGCAACTTCATGCAGGACATCAGCTAACCAGCTTTTTCATAAGATTGCCGACGCGACGTCGAAATTCGAGAAACAACATTGCATTACTGTGCCATACCCAGACCCAAAGCCTCCCAAAGATTCTCCATACAAATTATCATACGCTAAGCCTGCACAAtgcaatgtcgtcggcagTTACGTTTCGAGGACGATGGTCAAGTCTCAAGCCGTTCTGGGTATTGACATGGTTGCTCAAATGCCTGCCTCGCTTTTCCAAGACAAAGACTATCTAAGCATGCGATATTTTTACCGTAGAGCCTACTTCATCGCTTACATCGCTGCTCAAGTTCGCAAGGAGATGGGGAATGCTGCGACACTGACTTTCGAATTTCTCAACGAAAATCCCCTTCTCCCGGTACTGGTTCTCCAGCCGTTGCCTGAGGCGGCCGAGGCGGCAGACACAACCAGTGCCAAGAAAGCAGATCCGAACGTtgcgaagaagaacaaaaagaactCCGGCTACTTCATCCGCTTAATTCCATGCGCGCCGGACAATCTCTTCCCTTGGTCGAAACTTACGCCGTCCGCAAATTGCACTCGCTTGGGAGAGaccaaggaaaagaaaggaagcaGCTCGACCTCCCCATTCTACAATTCGACTCTTAATGCCGAGAGAACCTTTATTCAGTACCTCAGAGTTTTAACATTGGCGAAGAACGAATGTCCAGCCTTCCCGGACGCATGTGTTTTGGGCAGAATATGGCTGCAGCAGCGCGGCTTTGGCGGGTCTATATCTCAAGGCGGATTTGGCCATTTCGAATGGGCGACGATGATAGCTCTTTTGCTGCAGATGGGCGGAAGAAATGGGCAACCTGCTTTGTCTAGCTCCTTAAGCAGTACAGAGCTGTTCAAGGCCGGCATACAATTTCTGTCAACAACAGATTTCAATAAGCGGCCATTTACATTCAATTCGGCCACTGTCGATGCCAAACTAATCCGAGAAGCTGGTCCAGTCATGTTTGATCCCGTACGGGAGCTGAATATTCTGTCAAAGATGACACCGTGGTCCGCTAGCCTTCTGCGACTTCATGCGAAATCGACATCAGATCTTCTAGCTGATGAGAGGGCTGAAAAGTTCGAGCCTACATTCATCACCAAGACCGATGTCACGTTCCAAGTCTACGATGCCGTATTCCAGATCACCAAGTCTGATTTTGCCAAATATGTAGATTCCGCTGATCGCAGCAGCATCTCCTGGAAATTCGCATTTGATGTGCAGAAAATACTCAAGAAAGCCTTTGGGAATCGTGCACAACTAGTTCACATAGAGCTTCCATCAGTGAACCCATGGCAACTTGCCAGCCCAGCCGCGAAGCCCGCTACagagcttcttgttggggTCATCTTTGACCCAGCTCATATGTCTCGGCAAATGGAGTATGGTCCACCCgcggaggaagaaaaggaggCTGCTGTTTTCAGACAATTTTGGGGCGAAAAAGCCGAGCTGAGGCGCTTTAAAGATGGAAGCATTCGTGAATGCGTCGAGTGGAATGGCAAGTCACCTTTCCAAGTTTGTGAGGAAATCACTACCTACTGTTTAAAGGAGCACTTGAAAGTAGCAAAGGAAGACATAACTGCGCATGGAAACGGGTTCAGCTCCCTGATTGGCCTTTCTCACATGGACAAAGAGGCCTTCGACTCAGCTAGGAGAGCATTTACGACGTTTGAAAACGACATTCGAGGTTTGGACGACCTTCCTCTTCAGATTCGCCAGTTATCACCAGTCTCACCATCTGCTCGCTACTCGTCCTTGGAGCCACCAATGCTTGGATTTCACAAGGACAATGTTGAGCCGATGGAAGTCAACTTGTACTTCGAAGCATCCAGCAAATGGCCAGAAAATCTTACGGCGattcaagaagcaaaggTGGATTTCCTTCTTGACTTTGACCGGCGTTTAACAGCTGCCAATGACAAGCTCACAACATATCTTGGTCGTGAAAACAGAGACGTCGGCATTGACAATTTGGCATATTTGGATGTTGTGTATGAAGGCGGTGCAGCCTTCCGCCTGAGGATATACTGCGACCTGGAAGACACTTTGCTCCAGCGCCAAGTCCAAAACAAGACGCTTGATGCCCATGTGCGCGAAGAAGCCTCAGAGGCTCTCGCTTCACTTCACTGGCATTCTACCACACTACCCTTGCATACTCAAACCATCGCAACGTTTTGTACTCGCCTGCAGCCCTTGTCACAAACTATTCGCCTGGTTAAGCATTGGTTTGCCAGCCATAAACTTTGTGGACACTTCTCGGATGAACTCATTGAGCTGTTCGTCCTGCATGTCTTCATTCAGCCATATCCATGGCTAAT
It contains:
- a CDS encoding pre-rRNA processing protein Utp22 (similar to Coccidioides immitis RS XP_001248337.1) — protein: MALDSGAKRRKIDHGGSSLRHDGLIDFKSRNATRVSSASTFVLQTEELLKEAKMDYGKTLKDADSQLFRLKTVVDAIEPHEPLPIADATSKFEKQHCITVPYPDPKPPKDSPYKLSYAKPAQCNVVGSYVSRTMVKSQAVLGIDMVAQMPASLFQDKDYLSMRYFYRRAYFIAYIAAQVRKEMGNAATLTFEFLNENPLLPVLVLQPLPEAAEAADTTSAKKADPNVAKKNKKNSGYFIRLIPCAPDNLFPWSKLTPSANCTRLGETKEKKGSSSTSPFYNSTLNAERTFIQYLRVLTLAKNECPAFPDACVLGRIWLQQRGFGGSISQGGFGHFEWATMIALLLQMGGRNGQPALSSSLSSTELFKAGIQFLSTTDFNKRPFTFNSATVDAKLIREAGPVMFDPVRELNILSKMTPWSASLLRLHAKSTSDLLADERAEKFEPTFITKTDVTFQVYDAVFQITKSDFAKYVDSADRSSISWKFAFDVQKILKKAFGNRAQLVHIELPSVNPWQLASPAAKPATELLVGVIFDPAHMSRQMEYGPPAEEEKEAAVFRQFWGEKAELRRFKDGSIRECVEWNGKSPFQVCEEITTYCLKEHLKVAKEDITAHGNGFSSLIGLSHMDKEAFDSARRAFTTFENDIRGLDDLPLQIRQLSPVSPSARYSSLEPPMLGFHKDNVEPMEVNLYFEASSKWPENLTAIQEAKVDFLLDFDRRLTAANDKLTTYLGRENRDVGIDNLAYLDVVYEGGAAFRLRIYCDLEDTLLQRQVQNKTLDAHVREEASEALASLHWHSTTLPLHTQTIATFCTRLQPLSQTIRLVKHWFASHKLCGHFSDELIELFVLHVFIQPYPWLMPSSPSTGLLRTLFFLARWDWRDEPLVVDSAETITTEGQSTMRRELEAWRKRDPHMNHPVLFVATSNDQSGLGYTRGGPSKLIASRMTRLAKAACKLVRDQGLHLVPNSLFESSLQDYDVLIHLSTKTIKHILAEAATEFGAKKQSQYKNLNARTGKMPLPIRAHPSTVLAQELQRAYGDTFVFFSGGPEESVLAAIWNPKLQKKQKFRAGLPYNFRKVEAGNDADDSAPDMVDVNRQSILLEIARTGGDMIKKIEVGEDEE